In Symphalangus syndactylus isolate Jambi chromosome 6, NHGRI_mSymSyn1-v2.1_pri, whole genome shotgun sequence, a genomic segment contains:
- the PIP gene encoding prolactin-inducible protein homolog, giving the protein MRLLQLLFRASPATLLLVLCLQLGANKAQDNTRKIIIKDFDIPKSVRPNEEVTATLAVQTELKECMVVKTYLISSVPLEGGFNYKYTACLCNENPKTFYWDFYTNRTVRIAAVVDVIRELGICPDDAAVIPIKNNRFYTIETLEVE; this is encoded by the exons ATGCGCTTGCTCCAGCTCCTGTTCAGGGCCAGCCCTGCCACCCTGCTCCTGGTTCTCTGCCTGCAGTTGGGGGCCAACAAAGCTCAGGACAACAC TCGGAAGATCATAATAAAGGATTTTGACATCCCCAAGTCAGTACGCCCAAATGAAGAAGTCACTGCAACGCTTGCAGTTCAAACAGAATTGAAAGAATGCATGGTG GTTAAAACTTACCTCATTAGCAGCGTCCCTCTGGAAGGTGGATTTAACTATAAGTATACTGCCTGCCTATGTAACGAGAATCCAAAAACCTTTTACTGGGACTTTTACACCAACA GAACTGTGCGAATTGCAGCCGTTGTTGATGTTATTCGGGAGTTAGGCATCTGCCCTGATGATGCTGCTGTAATCCCCATCAAAAACAACCGGTTTTACACTATTGAAACCCTAGAGGTAGAATAA